In a genomic window of Cyanobacteria bacterium GSL.Bin1:
- a CDS encoding ATP-binding cassette domain-containing protein, whose product MAIFTLKSVKKDFGIKEILRNATFSINEREKVGLIGTNGSGKSTLLKILAGLEPIDSGEFNVNQNARCVYLPQQPEVDETNTVLEQVLASSGEQIKLIQEYETLSEKLATDPNNNQLLSRFSTITQQMDAMGTWDLDTKAKIILNKLGLGDPHTPVKNLSGGERKRVALTAALLAEPDALLMDEPTNHLDADSVEWLQNYLSNFRGALLLVTHDRYFLDQVTTRIIEIDRADLYTFDGNYSYYLEKKAEIDAAEASSYQKYKSILRRELAWLKQGPKARSTKQKARIQAIDELQNKEFKTAKGNVDISTPSRRIGKKVIEVENINKSYQNRQLIKDFTYEFSPDDRIGIIGENGAGKSTLMDIVTGRIAPDSGKVEIGATIQIGYFDQHSENLLKAKNENQRVIEYLKDVAEYVKTGDGTLITASQMLERFLFPPNQQYLPLHQLSGGEKRRLFLLKVLMSAPNVLILDEPTNDLDVQTLSILEDYLEEFNGGVITVSHDRYFLDRTVTQIFAFSEGGKIKFYPGNYSTYLDYKEAEDAAQVNIEKAAPKVAKNKPEVNGTSKKQKQDKPRRLSNWERRELEELEAKIPQLEAEKTELENALYNTPSPKYSELQKLSEQVATLEKDIEDATARWLELADLES is encoded by the coding sequence ATGGCTATTTTTACGCTGAAATCAGTCAAAAAAGACTTTGGCATTAAAGAAATTCTTCGGAATGCTACCTTTAGCATAAATGAAAGGGAAAAAGTTGGTTTAATTGGTACAAATGGTTCCGGTAAATCAACGCTTCTTAAAATATTGGCTGGACTCGAACCCATTGACAGTGGCGAATTTAACGTGAACCAAAATGCACGATGTGTTTATCTTCCCCAACAACCCGAAGTAGATGAAACCAATACAGTTTTAGAGCAAGTTTTAGCCAGTAGCGGCGAACAAATTAAACTGATTCAAGAGTACGAAACCCTTTCCGAAAAACTCGCCACTGATCCCAATAATAATCAACTCCTCTCTCGTTTTTCTACCATTACTCAACAAATGGATGCGATGGGAACGTGGGATTTAGATACGAAGGCTAAAATTATTTTAAATAAATTAGGCTTAGGTGATCCCCATACTCCTGTCAAGAATTTATCAGGGGGAGAACGCAAGCGAGTGGCTTTAACAGCCGCCTTACTCGCTGAACCGGATGCGCTTTTAATGGACGAGCCAACTAACCATTTAGATGCTGATTCTGTCGAATGGCTACAAAACTATTTAAGCAACTTTCGGGGAGCACTCTTATTAGTCACTCACGACCGCTATTTTCTTGATCAAGTTACGACTCGAATTATTGAAATTGACCGTGCTGATTTATATACCTTTGATGGCAACTATTCTTACTATCTAGAAAAGAAAGCTGAAATAGACGCAGCAGAAGCCAGCAGTTACCAAAAATATAAAAGTATACTCCGGCGAGAACTGGCTTGGCTAAAACAAGGACCGAAAGCGCGATCAACAAAACAAAAAGCACGGATTCAAGCCATTGATGAACTCCAAAACAAAGAGTTCAAAACAGCCAAGGGTAATGTTGATATTTCTACACCCAGTCGTCGGATTGGCAAGAAAGTGATTGAGGTGGAAAATATTAATAAATCTTATCAAAATCGGCAGCTCATTAAAGACTTTACTTACGAATTTAGTCCTGATGATCGCATCGGAATTATTGGTGAAAATGGGGCTGGAAAGTCAACATTAATGGATATTGTCACCGGACGGATTGCACCTGATAGTGGAAAAGTAGAGATTGGGGCAACTATTCAGATTGGCTACTTTGACCAACATTCAGAAAACCTCCTTAAAGCAAAAAACGAGAATCAGCGCGTCATTGAATATCTCAAAGATGTGGCTGAGTATGTCAAGACGGGTGACGGAACCTTAATCACTGCTTCCCAAATGTTAGAGCGGTTTTTGTTTCCACCAAATCAACAGTATCTCCCCTTACATCAACTATCAGGAGGAGAAAAACGACGCTTATTTCTTTTAAAGGTTTTGATGAGTGCTCCTAATGTTTTAATTTTAGATGAACCAACGAATGACTTAGATGTTCAAACTTTAAGCATTTTAGAAGATTATCTGGAAGAATTTAATGGTGGTGTGATTACCGTTTCACATGATCGCTATTTTTTAGACCGAACGGTTACACAAATTTTTGCGTTTTCTGAAGGAGGAAAAATTAAATTTTATCCCGGCAATTACTCCACATATTTAGATTATAAAGAAGCAGAAGATGCCGCCCAGGTTAATATTGAAAAAGCAGCGCCAAAAGTCGCAAAAAATAAACCGGAAGTTAACGGAACAAGTAAGAAGCAGAAACAAGATAAACCACGGCGACTCTCCAACTGGGAACGACGAGAGTTAGAAGAGTTAGAAGCCAAAATACCGCAACTGGAAGCAGAAAAAACAGAATTAGAAAATGCTCTATATAATACACCTTCCCCAAAATATAGCGAACTGCAAAAGCTATCCGAACAAGTGGCAACCTTGGAAAAAGATATTGAAGATGCAACCGCCCGCTGGTTAGAGTTAGCAGACCTGGAATCGTGA
- a CDS encoding alpha/beta fold hydrolase, translating into MTQSLTKNTTLTQYSWEWQGYKSVYTVQGEGQPLLLIHGFGASIGHWRKNIPVLADAGYQVFALDLLGFGGSEKPALDYSVELWQQQLYDFWASHINQPTVFVGNSIGGLLALMMMTEYPELTAGGVLINSAGGLNHRPEELQFPLNVVMGTFTKLVSTPGIGEFVFNQVRRKSQIRNTLKQVYRDRAAITEELVDLLYLPSCDPGAQNVFASVLSAPPGPKPDNLLPHRQCPLLVLWGEDDPWTPIQGAKIYQDLSQNDRDVEFYPIPQAGHCAHDEKPEQVNQLMLNWLNRIFT; encoded by the coding sequence ATGACGCAATCCCTGACAAAAAATACAACCTTAACGCAGTATTCTTGGGAGTGGCAAGGCTACAAGAGTGTTTATACTGTGCAAGGAGAAGGACAACCCTTACTCCTCATTCATGGCTTTGGTGCCTCCATTGGACATTGGCGAAAAAATATTCCCGTTTTAGCGGATGCGGGATATCAAGTCTTCGCACTAGACTTGCTGGGCTTTGGCGGATCCGAAAAGCCTGCTTTAGACTATAGCGTTGAGTTGTGGCAACAACAACTCTATGATTTTTGGGCAAGTCACATTAACCAACCCACAGTCTTTGTCGGCAACTCCATTGGTGGCTTACTGGCCTTAATGATGATGACTGAATATCCTGAATTGACAGCAGGAGGAGTGTTAATTAACAGTGCTGGCGGCTTAAATCATCGTCCAGAAGAATTGCAGTTTCCGCTAAATGTGGTCATGGGAACTTTTACTAAGCTAGTCAGTACACCAGGAATTGGTGAATTTGTGTTTAATCAAGTTCGCCGTAAATCTCAAATTCGGAATACCCTCAAGCAAGTGTATCGCGATCGCGCTGCCATTACTGAGGAATTAGTAGACTTACTATATCTTCCCTCTTGTGATCCAGGGGCGCAAAATGTTTTTGCATCGGTGCTGAGTGCACCGCCAGGACCAAAACCAGACAATTTGTTACCCCATCGCCAGTGTCCGTTATTAGTTTTATGGGGAGAAGATGATCCATGGACACCGATTCAAGGGGCAAAAATTTATCAAGATTTGAGTCAAAATGATCGGGACGTTGAATTTTATCCGATTCCGCAAGCTGGACATTGCGCCCATGATGAAAAACCAGAACAAGTTAATCAATTAATGCTAAATTGGTTAAACCGAATTTTTACTTAA
- a CDS encoding precorrin-8X methylmutase (catalyzes the interconversion of precorrin-8X and hydrogenobyrinate), whose amino-acid sequence MELTKTEANCLLAIDQEVGQHRFSPAEYEIIRRVIYETGDFDYLSHLHFSDRALSAGAAALAARTAIIVDVPLIQAGIADAAQTTFVNPIYSEVEGHHTHNLTLLTQRYPEAVFMIGQQPTAVSTFLHLLEQDEIQPAFAIITAPKLVDVEATESHLGTLTIPHIRVTGRKGSASVAIGIFKGLIHLAWQVYAHRDPISGQ is encoded by the coding sequence ATGGAACTGACAAAGACTGAGGCGAATTGTTTATTGGCAATTGATCAGGAAGTGGGACAACATCGCTTTTCACCTGCTGAATACGAAATTATTCGCCGAGTTATTTACGAAACGGGAGACTTTGACTACCTCTCTCATCTGCATTTTTCTGATCGTGCTCTCAGTGCGGGGGCTGCGGCTTTAGCGGCTCGCACTGCAATTATAGTGGATGTTCCTTTGATTCAAGCCGGTATTGCTGATGCTGCTCAAACGACCTTTGTCAATCCCATTTACAGTGAAGTTGAGGGTCATCATACTCATAACTTAACGCTGTTAACCCAACGTTATCCAGAAGCTGTTTTTATGATTGGTCAACAACCAACGGCAGTGTCTACATTTTTACATTTGCTGGAACAAGATGAGATTCAACCTGCTTTCGCAATTATTACTGCACCGAAATTAGTTGATGTTGAGGCTACTGAAAGTCATTTAGGCACGCTCACAATTCCGCATATTCGAGTAACAGGACGGAAGGGAAGTGCCAGCGTAGCAATCGGAATTTTCAAGGGTTTAATTCACTTAGCATGGCAGGTTTATGCCCATCGAGATCCGATTTCCGGTCAGTAA
- a CDS encoding DUF177 domain-containing protein, with product MIEPIYIPRLLKAPGKSEQLEINTFLPGLETLTPVRGTLVVMHCGTYLNVSASAETIKTLICDRSLQQYNQRLVVDTSELIWLKDHPEEEGTGHKEVETPLEELTESLPAQGYFEPATWLYEQFCLQMPIRQLSSESTVGEYNYSDPPPLDQRWAALAALKEKLPDRNGAEEG from the coding sequence ATGATCGAACCAATTTATATTCCACGACTGCTCAAAGCACCAGGGAAAAGTGAACAACTTGAAATTAATACCTTTCTCCCTGGTTTAGAGACACTCACCCCAGTGCGAGGAACACTTGTGGTGATGCATTGTGGGACCTATTTAAACGTTTCGGCCAGTGCCGAAACCATTAAGACCTTAATCTGTGATCGCAGCCTCCAGCAATATAACCAGCGTCTAGTGGTTGATACCAGTGAGTTGATTTGGCTCAAAGACCACCCAGAAGAAGAAGGGACAGGTCATAAAGAAGTGGAAACCCCATTAGAGGAACTGACGGAAAGTTTACCTGCCCAAGGCTATTTTGAACCAGCAACTTGGCTTTACGAACAGTTTTGTTTGCAAATGCCGATCCGTCAGTTGAGTAGTGAGTCCACGGTTGGAGAATATAACTACAGTGATCCCCCACCGCTAGATCAACGCTGGGCCGCTTTGGCAGCATTGAAAGAGAAATTGCCGGATCGCAACGGAGCGGAAGAAGGATGA
- a CDS encoding AAA family ATPase — MSFREEFELLLRACYPLIYIPTFEEERVESAIAQCAKEVGNRAVYIWDFVDGYQDNPNNAGTARRNPLQALEFVEKLPTGNGAVIILRDFHRFLEDISVARKLRNLSRKLKSLPLNVVLISPDVSIPSDLTEVLTVVEFPLPDSQEIKAEVEQLISGIPQRLPEKQIEAIVRSARGLSLERIRRVLTRAIADHGALQPEDVDLVLAEKRQSIRQTQILDFYPATEEISDIGGLDNLKDWLLRRGGAFSDRARSYGLPHPRGLLLVGIQGTGKSLTAKAIAHHWHLPLLRLDVGRLFGGLVGESESRTRQMITLAEALAPCVLWIDEIDKAFAGLTGQGDSGTSSRVFGTFITWLAEKTSSVFVVATANNVGALPPEMLRKGRFDEIFFVDLPTQAERKEIFSVHLSHLRPYNLKDYDLERLAYETPDFSGAEIEQTIIEAMHIGFSQNRDFTNEDILQAASQIVPLARTAQEEIQFLKQWVSAGKARKASRDNALTL, encoded by the coding sequence ATGAGTTTTCGAGAAGAATTTGAACTCCTATTGCGGGCCTGTTATCCTTTAATTTATATCCCCACTTTTGAGGAAGAACGAGTGGAAAGCGCGATCGCGCAATGTGCTAAAGAGGTGGGGAATCGTGCCGTTTATATTTGGGATTTCGTCGATGGCTACCAAGATAACCCTAATAACGCAGGAACCGCTCGGCGCAACCCACTACAAGCCCTAGAATTTGTGGAAAAACTCCCGACCGGGAATGGGGCAGTGATTATTCTCCGAGACTTCCATCGCTTCTTAGAAGATATCTCTGTTGCTCGCAAACTAAGGAATTTGTCTCGGAAGTTAAAATCTTTACCGCTAAATGTGGTTTTGATTTCCCCAGACGTTTCCATTCCGTCTGATTTAACTGAAGTCTTAACAGTTGTCGAATTTCCCCTTCCCGATAGCCAAGAAATTAAAGCAGAAGTCGAACAACTCATTAGCGGGATTCCGCAGCGTTTGCCGGAGAAGCAAATTGAAGCCATTGTTCGTTCGGCGCGGGGATTGTCTCTAGAACGGATTCGCCGAGTTTTAACGCGCGCGATCGCGGATCACGGGGCATTACAACCGGAAGATGTAGATCTGGTGCTCGCAGAAAAACGGCAATCGATTCGCCAAACCCAAATTCTCGACTTCTATCCCGCTACGGAAGAAATTTCTGACATTGGCGGCTTAGATAACCTCAAAGATTGGCTTTTACGTCGTGGCGGTGCCTTCAGCGATCGCGCCCGTAGTTACGGATTGCCTCATCCCCGAGGACTGCTTTTAGTGGGCATTCAAGGGACGGGGAAATCCCTGACCGCAAAAGCGATTGCCCACCATTGGCATCTTCCTCTTCTCCGCTTAGATGTCGGGCGTTTATTTGGCGGTTTGGTAGGGGAATCCGAATCTCGTACCCGGCAAATGATTACGTTAGCCGAAGCCCTTGCTCCCTGTGTGCTTTGGATTGATGAAATTGACAAAGCCTTTGCCGGGTTAACTGGGCAAGGAGACTCAGGAACCAGTAGCCGTGTTTTTGGTACTTTTATTACCTGGCTCGCGGAGAAAACCTCCTCTGTTTTTGTGGTTGCCACAGCTAACAATGTCGGTGCGCTTCCTCCAGAAATGCTCAGAAAAGGGCGATTTGATGAAATCTTCTTTGTTGATTTACCGACACAAGCGGAACGAAAAGAAATTTTTTCCGTTCACCTTTCTCACTTGCGCCCCTATAACCTAAAAGATTATGATTTAGAGCGACTCGCTTACGAAACTCCAGATTTTTCCGGAGCAGAAATTGAACAAACTATAATTGAAGCGATGCACATTGGTTTTAGTCAAAATCGCGACTTTACCAATGAGGATATTTTACAAGCTGCCAGTCAAATTGTTCCGCTTGCTCGTACTGCTCAGGAAGAAATTCAATTTCTTAAACAATGGGTAAGTGCTGGCAAAGCTCGTAAAGCCTCTCGTGATAATGCACTTACTCTCTAA
- the leuB gene encoding 3-isopropylmalate dehydrogenase: MTKTYRITLLPGDGIGPEIIAVAVEVLKAVGKQCNLEFTFTEALMGGAAIDATGEPLPQETLDTCRSSDAVLLAAIGGYKWDNLPRHQRPETGLLGLRAGLELFANLRPAKILPQLVDASTLKREIVEGVDIMVVRELTGGVYFGEPKGIFSTETGEQRGVNTMAYTDAEIDRIAKVAFAIAQKRNQQLCSVDKANVLEVSQLWRDRITALASSYPEVELSHLYVDNAAMQLVRAPKQFDTIVTGNLFGDILSDAAAMLTGSIGMLPSASMGAGKPAVFEPVHGSAPDIAGEDKANPLAQVLSAAMMLRYGLDEPTAADKIEQAVFQVLDQGYRTGDIMSEGMRFVGCKQMGEALLKAL, encoded by the coding sequence ATGACAAAAACTTACCGGATTACCCTGCTGCCGGGAGATGGCATTGGTCCCGAAATTATCGCCGTTGCGGTGGAAGTTTTAAAAGCAGTGGGCAAACAGTGCAACCTTGAATTTACCTTTACCGAAGCGCTCATGGGGGGTGCGGCAATTGATGCTACTGGCGAGCCCTTACCGCAAGAAACGTTAGATACTTGCCGCAGTAGCGATGCCGTCTTACTCGCTGCCATTGGGGGTTACAAATGGGATAACTTACCCCGTCATCAACGTCCTGAAACGGGCTTACTGGGATTACGCGCCGGCTTAGAGTTGTTTGCCAATTTACGTCCCGCTAAAATTTTGCCGCAACTAGTTGATGCGTCAACCTTGAAACGGGAAATTGTCGAGGGGGTCGATATCATGGTGGTGCGAGAATTAACCGGCGGTGTTTATTTTGGGGAACCGAAAGGAATTTTTAGCACCGAAACGGGAGAACAGCGTGGGGTGAATACCATGGCTTATACCGATGCTGAAATTGATCGGATTGCGAAAGTTGCCTTTGCAATTGCCCAGAAACGAAACCAGCAACTGTGTTCGGTAGATAAAGCCAATGTTCTAGAAGTGTCTCAATTATGGCGCGATCGCATTACTGCCCTTGCCTCCTCCTATCCCGAAGTTGAACTTTCTCATCTGTATGTAGATAATGCCGCCATGCAATTGGTTCGCGCTCCCAAACAATTTGATACGATTGTGACTGGCAATCTCTTTGGAGATATTCTCTCTGATGCCGCTGCGATGCTCACCGGGAGTATTGGTATGCTACCGTCAGCGAGTATGGGCGCAGGAAAACCGGCTGTTTTTGAACCGGTGCATGGCTCTGCTCCTGATATTGCCGGAGAAGATAAAGCCAATCCTCTCGCGCAAGTGTTAAGTGCAGCGATGATGCTTCGGTATGGCTTAGATGAACCCACCGCAGCCGATAAAATTGAACAAGCGGTGTTCCAAGTCTTGGACCAAGGCTATCGCACTGGCGATATTATGTCGGAAGGGATGAGGTTTGTCGGGTGTAAACAGATGGGAGAAGCTTTATTAAAAGCGTTATAG
- a CDS encoding SH3 domain-containing protein: MSISGLIQFVLGFVLGVFLLTSAGAAAAYFFFNRMSDVPSQPVFSESEEESSEPTAKDQSAASGSDQTATETTQTSQSEPKPEPEPESEPEPEPEEPKTLADRFGEQAYEARVTWPSGLSLRANPSLDASRVGGVYYQDKLVIIETQGDWQRVYVPESGQQAWVKAGNVEKIN, from the coding sequence ATGAGTATTTCTGGTTTAATACAGTTTGTTCTCGGATTTGTTCTTGGTGTTTTCCTACTCACCAGTGCTGGCGCTGCTGCTGCCTACTTTTTTTTCAATCGTATGTCTGATGTTCCTTCACAACCAGTGTTCTCGGAATCAGAAGAAGAGTCTTCAGAGCCGACAGCAAAGGACCAATCTGCCGCTTCTGGCTCAGATCAGACGGCTACAGAAACGACCCAGACCAGTCAGAGTGAGCCTAAACCGGAACCGGAACCGGAATCGGAACCGGAACCGGAACCCGAAGAACCAAAAACTCTTGCCGACCGTTTTGGCGAACAGGCTTATGAAGCACGTGTAACTTGGCCCAGTGGTTTAAGTTTACGAGCAAACCCAAGTTTGGATGCTTCGCGAGTGGGTGGTGTTTACTATCAAGATAAATTAGTCATTATCGAAACTCAAGGAGATTGGCAGAGAGTTTATGTCCCGGAGAGCGGTCAACAAGCTTGGGTGAAAGCTGGCAATGTAGAGAAGATTAACTAG
- a CDS encoding GIY-YIG nuclease family protein, translating to MTAQTEFTTLANLPFLPYLNQQGEIDPNFEKKIGVYSIFDAEKTLQLVAYSRDIYTSLKQHLVRQPQACYWLKVKTIDRPRRSTLAEIQQAWIEENGTIPAGNSHQQSAWNDPIDAKLTMTDAEQAEYANADELAQAKLLKNIARRVEAEIKETLKERGVTMEIRFNPKLKEQGRLDLK from the coding sequence ATGACTGCTCAAACTGAATTCACTACTTTAGCAAACTTACCGTTTCTTCCCTACCTCAATCAACAGGGTGAAATCGATCCCAACTTCGAGAAGAAAATTGGAGTTTATAGCATTTTTGATGCGGAAAAAACTCTACAATTAGTCGCATATTCTCGCGATATTTATACCAGTCTCAAGCAACATTTAGTCCGCCAACCCCAAGCCTGTTACTGGTTAAAAGTGAAAACAATTGATCGTCCTCGGCGCAGTACCCTCGCAGAAATTCAACAAGCCTGGATTGAAGAAAATGGAACAATCCCGGCGGGAAATAGTCATCAACAATCAGCGTGGAATGATCCCATTGATGCAAAATTAACTATGACCGATGCTGAGCAAGCAGAATATGCCAATGCTGATGAATTGGCGCAAGCAAAATTGCTAAAAAATATTGCCCGACGGGTGGAAGCTGAGATTAAAGAAACGCTTAAGGAACGCGGAGTAACCATGGAGATTCGGTTTAACCCGAAATTGAAAGAACAAGGACGGCTGGACTTAAAATAG
- a CDS encoding protein kinase yields the protein MDVGMAVVVLNNRYRVVRELGQGGFGRTYLAVDTYLPSERYCVIKQLYPIVSKPKQYQWVRERFQREAAILETLSRGNSQIPQLYAYFAEAETFYLVQEYIEGCTLTEKVAQTGVMSEQEVSDLLISLLRVLAYVHDQKIIHRDVKPDNIILRAGDHQPVLIDFGVVKEALETVVNSERTHSIAIGTPGYMPSEQAAGRPVYSSDLYSLGLTAIFLLSGQAPQNLESDPNTGELLWRKAVPHLHGRLATVIDQAVRFHPRDRFTDANAMLSALTRRRSSFTREATSEKTEKAGNLTNYPTVAAVSPAASVRKRKGNPFWMGSAIMLLMIFSAGFVGYGTVQFLQNFLRESTRNPVVSEPSNREETSPSEDTQTDSSSEEQEDVPSLPSQLEKPILDLELDSPTVIVPTIPLEEASSRTRDSSLEQVPIFSTGVPKTQIIETLGEPTSMRRGYWKNTQSVQYKDYVAGKLDLEFIFDRVTGKLRQTEASFGSSVELTLMEGKLQQMLQGQMTPEIRDALAQVYRQETDLRSFAIADWEGMIQRQQGNRIVIRVWEKELR from the coding sequence ATGGATGTGGGAATGGCTGTTGTTGTTTTAAATAATCGATATCGTGTGGTTCGGGAATTAGGGCAAGGGGGATTTGGTCGAACCTACCTAGCAGTGGATACTTATTTGCCTTCAGAGCGATATTGTGTCATTAAGCAACTCTATCCCATTGTTTCTAAACCGAAACAGTATCAGTGGGTCAGAGAGCGCTTTCAACGAGAAGCAGCCATTTTAGAAACCTTAAGTCGAGGGAATAGCCAAATTCCCCAACTTTATGCCTACTTTGCAGAAGCAGAAACATTTTATCTGGTACAAGAATATATTGAAGGCTGTACCCTAACCGAAAAAGTAGCGCAAACGGGGGTGATGTCAGAGCAGGAAGTGAGTGACCTTTTGATTAGCCTCTTGCGGGTTTTGGCGTATGTCCATGATCAGAAAATTATTCATCGGGATGTGAAGCCCGATAATATTATTTTGCGCGCGGGAGATCATCAACCGGTATTAATTGATTTTGGGGTGGTGAAGGAAGCCCTAGAAACGGTAGTCAATTCTGAACGCACCCATTCCATCGCGATCGGTACGCCCGGCTATATGCCCTCTGAACAAGCTGCCGGACGACCGGTTTATTCCAGTGATTTATACAGTTTAGGGTTAACCGCTATTTTCCTCCTTAGTGGTCAAGCCCCCCAAAATTTAGAAAGTGATCCGAATACGGGGGAATTGCTGTGGCGCAAAGCGGTTCCCCATCTCCATGGTCGCTTAGCAACTGTCATTGATCAAGCGGTGCGTTTTCATCCGCGCGATCGATTTACAGATGCCAACGCCATGTTATCCGCACTGACTCGTCGTCGTTCTTCATTCACTCGTGAAGCGACCTCAGAAAAAACGGAGAAAGCAGGCAATTTGACGAATTATCCAACTGTTGCTGCCGTCTCTCCCGCCGCTTCAGTGAGGAAGAGAAAGGGCAATCCTTTCTGGATGGGGAGCGCGATCATGCTGTTAATGATTTTCAGTGCGGGCTTTGTCGGATACGGAACGGTCCAGTTTTTACAAAATTTCTTGCGAGAGAGCACTCGTAATCCAGTGGTATCAGAACCCAGTAATCGCGAAGAAACCTCTCCTTCTGAAGACACGCAAACCGACTCTTCCTCGGAAGAACAAGAAGATGTTCCTTCTTTGCCTTCACAACTGGAAAAACCAATCTTAGATTTAGAATTAGACTCTCCGACTGTGATTGTCCCAACCATTCCTCTAGAAGAAGCATCGTCCCGAACCCGAGACTCCAGCCTAGAACAAGTTCCTATTTTTAGTACGGGGGTTCCTAAAACACAAATCATAGAAACCTTAGGCGAACCCACTTCAATGCGTCGAGGTTACTGGAAAAACACACAATCAGTGCAATATAAAGATTATGTTGCGGGAAAACTGGACTTGGAATTTATTTTTGATCGGGTTACAGGAAAATTACGACAAACTGAGGCGTCTTTTGGCAGCTCAGTGGAATTGACCCTTATGGAAGGGAAACTCCAACAAATGCTACAAGGTCAAATGACCCCTGAAATCCGAGACGCGCTTGCCCAAGTTTATCGTCAAGAAACTGATTTACGGTCTTTTGCCATTGCCGATTGGGAAGGTATGATTCAAAGACAGCAAGGAAACAGAATTGTTATTCGGGTTTGGGAAAAAGAGTTACGTTAA
- a CDS encoding RNA-binding protein, producing MQQNLNRGQQWLEQVLALMGTPTSVQLSYPQPTDETTIAETNPWLVIDETDLNEQQVKALLKDQGRTLDALQYLANTLLNLTLEPEAQTSFTIEFKGYRQQREKELRVLAEKTAWQVLETGESAELSALSGAERRQIHQFLQQYEGLESWSRGQEPDRRLVVQRKS from the coding sequence ATGCAGCAAAACCTCAATCGGGGTCAGCAGTGGCTTGAACAAGTGCTCGCCCTGATGGGAACCCCGACTTCTGTCCAACTGTCTTATCCCCAGCCAACGGATGAAACGACTATTGCTGAAACCAATCCTTGGTTAGTCATTGATGAAACTGATTTAAATGAGCAACAGGTCAAAGCCTTGTTGAAAGATCAAGGACGGACCCTTGATGCGTTGCAATATCTGGCCAATACCTTACTCAACTTAACGCTGGAACCGGAAGCTCAGACTTCCTTTACCATCGAATTTAAAGGTTATCGTCAGCAACGAGAAAAAGAGTTACGCGTCCTTGCCGAAAAAACGGCTTGGCAAGTCCTAGAAACGGGGGAAAGTGCAGAACTGAGTGCGCTATCGGGTGCGGAACGACGGCAAATTCATCAGTTTCTGCAGCAGTATGAGGGCTTAGAATCATGGAGTCGGGGTCAAGAACCGGACCGCCGTTTGGTGGTGCAACGCAAAAGCTAA
- the miaA gene encoding tRNA (adenosine(37)-N6)-dimethylallyltransferase MiaA — protein sequence MTPPLIVICGATATGKSHLALQLAQYFNTAILSADSRQVYRQFDIGTAKPTAEEQALVPHYLIDICEPTETLTVAEYQEQANHFIHSLPQSPLLLVGGTGLYIKAITKGLKIPRVAPHPELRSRLQRLGQSQLYAFLEQVDAPAARKIHPHDQVRTLRALEVFYVTGKPISEQQGENPPSYPILQIGLDCSPENLDQRIRHRTEKMLAAGLVKEVERLIEQYDWSLPLLNTLGYQEIKDYLAGKTDLTTARDLIILHTRQFAKRQRTWFRSQPEIQWFEPQQPQFWDAILERLQRTLELRNC from the coding sequence ATGACTCCTCCCTTGATCGTTATTTGTGGGGCAACCGCAACTGGAAAATCTCATTTAGCCCTGCAACTGGCACAATATTTCAACACAGCTATTCTCAGTGCTGATTCTCGCCAAGTCTATCGCCAATTTGATATTGGAACGGCGAAGCCTACAGCAGAAGAACAAGCGTTAGTGCCTCATTACCTCATTGATATTTGTGAACCAACCGAAACCTTAACCGTTGCTGAATATCAAGAACAAGCCAATCACTTCATTCATTCTCTGCCGCAATCACCTTTACTGTTAGTGGGTGGAACCGGTTTATACATTAAAGCCATTACTAAAGGTTTAAAAATTCCCCGGGTTGCCCCTCATCCTGAGCTGCGATCGCGCCTGCAACGTCTTGGTCAATCTCAACTCTATGCCTTTTTAGAGCAAGTTGATGCGCCCGCTGCTCGTAAAATTCATCCCCATGATCAAGTACGCACCTTGCGCGCCCTAGAAGTCTTTTATGTGACAGGAAAACCGATTAGTGAACAACAAGGAGAAAATCCACCGTCTTACCCGATTTTACAAATTGGATTAGATTGTTCTCCTGAAAATTTAGACCAAAGAATTCGCCATCGCACGGAAAAAATGTTAGCCGCCGGATTAGTAAAAGAAGTGGAAAGATTAATTGAGCAATATGATTGGTCGCTTCCTTTATTAAATACTCTGGGCTATCAAGAAATTAAAGATTACTTAGCGGGAAAAACTGACTTAACAACAGCAAGAGACTTAATTATTCTCCACACGCGTCAGTTTGCAAAACGACAACGCACTTGGTTTCGATCGCAGCCGGAAATCCAATGGTTTGAGCCACAGCAACCGCAATTCTGGGACGCAATCTTAGAACGATTACAGAGAACATTGGAACTAAGGAATTGCTAG